In the Lysinibacillus sp. PLM2 genome, one interval contains:
- the yqgC gene encoding hypothetical protein has translation MDIIAWILIIVSFIIAFIGLVYPIIPSVLFILLGFIVYGLFYSFSDYSWWFWVIEILLVILLFVADTVSNLIGVKRFGGTKAGIWGSTIGLLVGPFIIPFAGILIGPFLGAVIGELLVTKSNFTQAIKSGIGSLIGFITSVITKGILQIVMIIVFFIAI, from the coding sequence TTGGATATCATTGCATGGATTTTAATCATCGTAAGTTTTATCATCGCTTTTATTGGTCTTGTTTATCCAATTATACCGTCAGTTCTATTTATACTGCTAGGTTTCATCGTCTATGGATTGTTTTACTCCTTCAGTGATTATAGTTGGTGGTTTTGGGTAATCGAAATATTACTGGTTATTCTACTATTTGTGGCAGATACAGTATCGAATTTAATTGGTGTAAAAAGGTTTGGAGGTACAAAAGCCGGGATATGGGGAAGTACTATTGGGTTGTTAGTGGGACCTTTCATTATCCCATTCGCCGGAATATTAATAGGTCCGTTTTTGGGCGCGGTAATAGGAGAGTTGCTAGTTACAAAATCTAATTTTACTCAAGCCATTAAATCAGGAATTGGTTCACTAATCGGTTTTATTACATCGGTCATTACAAAAGGTATATTACAAATAGTCATGATTATTGTGTTTTTTATCGCTATCTAA
- a CDS encoding carbohydrate diacid regulator, with protein MFDLQIIGPKIVDELKNLIDKDVVVIDHNGFIIASTDVSRLNQFHEGSLLAMKDKQVVHMTTELSKKLKGVREGMVMPLIFDNTPIGVIGITGKPSEIEKYCKLVQKITQLFVEDFLTRQVKERDTRMFEFFLLDLLNGRIDKEILTQRVEMIGIDTEIYNRIVILRVERRFEYSEIDFLSSIQTIHPLVKITQWSFDKIVMLVPDVSRIHLENGLNTLKRKIEKIYKIPVNIGVGNKCEFYTLKDSYDKANIALTTSINECKEIVFEEDLTIELLFSEISDTKIQDFLERTIKPIIFDEELMLNLEMWLNSNGSLQEMANDLHIHKNTLKYRLKKIEKLLDIDINTSKNKLDLNLALYLYRKYYCEM; from the coding sequence ATGTTTGATTTACAAATAATTGGTCCAAAGATTGTAGACGAATTAAAAAACTTAATAGATAAAGATGTAGTCGTTATCGATCATAATGGATTTATTATTGCGAGTACAGATGTTTCAAGATTGAATCAGTTCCACGAGGGCTCATTACTTGCGATGAAGGATAAACAGGTTGTGCATATGACAACGGAATTATCCAAAAAGCTAAAAGGGGTACGTGAGGGCATGGTCATGCCTTTAATTTTTGATAATACTCCTATTGGTGTCATTGGAATAACAGGAAAGCCGTCAGAAATAGAGAAATATTGTAAACTTGTACAAAAAATAACCCAATTATTTGTAGAGGATTTTTTAACTCGTCAAGTAAAAGAACGTGATACAAGAATGTTTGAATTTTTTCTACTAGATTTGTTAAATGGAAGAATTGACAAGGAGATTCTTACACAACGAGTAGAAATGATTGGTATTGATACTGAAATTTATAATCGAATAGTAATCTTAAGAGTAGAGAGACGTTTTGAATATAGTGAAATTGATTTTTTATCAAGTATTCAAACCATTCATCCTTTAGTGAAAATCACGCAATGGAGCTTCGACAAAATCGTTATGCTCGTACCAGATGTTTCTAGAATACATTTAGAAAACGGATTAAATACGCTAAAAAGAAAAATAGAAAAGATTTACAAAATACCTGTCAATATAGGTGTTGGGAACAAGTGTGAATTTTACACATTAAAGGATTCCTATGATAAGGCAAATATTGCGTTAACTACTTCGATAAACGAATGTAAGGAAATAGTATTTGAAGAGGATCTAACAATTGAATTGCTGTTTTCTGAAATATCCGATACAAAAATTCAAGATTTTTTAGAACGTACGATAAAGCCGATTATTTTTGATGAGGAATTAATGCTTAACCTTGAAATGTGGTTGAATAGTAATGGTTCACTTCAGGAAATGGCAAATGATCTTCATATTCATAAAAATACTTTAAAATATCGTCTGAAAAAGATTGAAAAACTTCTAGATATTGATATCAACACTAGTAAAAATAAGCTAGATTTAAATCTAGCTCTTTATTTATATAGAAAATACTACTGCGAAATGTAG
- the glcF gene encoding putative glycolate oxidase iron-sulfur subunit, with product MVNNQMQVAFQEHVNEDYLLDCMRCGFCLSSCPTYIHTQQDESQSPRGRIALMKAVRDGVVEWDSSIENSFNLCLGCRACEPACPAGVQYGALIEQTRVAIQQTKKSKGIKKIVQNTTFNHLFADKKDLGKAVSLIRFYQKSGLQKVTRKIGFLNLFPKFLKDMEMVLPEIPKKVEPLPSVKKSPIKVAFFTGCLMDSLFKEINDKTIETIKLLGAEVIVPKFQQCCGALHAHSGELEKGIKNARANMNAFDSDEYDFIVNNAGGCGAFLSEYENHLKNEPKYKEKAERFSMKTIDISSLLIKLGIVDYLKTLPKQVDKVAVTYQDSCHLRNVNKVFDQPRSILENLPGVEFREMAKADTCCGSAGIYNLLQPKMANSILETKMKYVKEVNPTYVVTSNPGCLMQMQVGINKEGLSSYVRAVHIVDIVYEQIVANKPLNFNKIVDCELVPAID from the coding sequence GTGGTCAATAATCAGATGCAGGTAGCTTTTCAAGAGCATGTAAATGAAGATTACTTATTAGACTGTATGCGTTGTGGATTTTGTTTATCTTCTTGTCCAACGTATATTCATACGCAACAGGATGAATCACAATCTCCTCGTGGAAGAATTGCATTGATGAAGGCTGTCCGCGATGGGGTAGTAGAATGGGATTCTTCCATTGAAAATTCCTTTAATCTTTGTTTAGGATGTCGAGCATGTGAGCCTGCGTGTCCTGCAGGAGTACAGTATGGTGCGTTGATCGAGCAAACACGTGTCGCTATTCAACAAACAAAAAAGTCAAAAGGTATTAAAAAAATCGTTCAAAATACAACTTTTAATCATCTATTTGCTGATAAAAAAGATTTAGGAAAAGCAGTTAGTTTAATTCGTTTCTATCAAAAATCAGGCTTACAAAAGGTTACTAGAAAAATAGGTTTTCTTAACCTATTCCCTAAATTTTTGAAAGATATGGAAATGGTATTACCAGAGATTCCGAAAAAGGTCGAACCGTTACCCAGTGTAAAGAAAAGTCCAATAAAAGTTGCTTTTTTTACAGGGTGTTTAATGGATTCTTTATTTAAAGAAATAAACGATAAGACGATTGAAACTATTAAATTATTAGGTGCGGAAGTCATTGTTCCAAAATTCCAGCAATGCTGTGGAGCCTTACATGCCCATAGTGGAGAATTAGAAAAAGGAATAAAAAATGCACGTGCAAATATGAATGCATTTGACAGCGATGAATATGATTTTATTGTAAATAATGCAGGTGGCTGTGGTGCCTTTTTATCTGAATATGAAAATCATCTAAAAAATGAGCCAAAATATAAAGAAAAAGCAGAAAGATTCTCGATGAAAACAATCGATATTTCATCCCTATTAATTAAATTAGGCATAGTAGATTATTTGAAAACACTGCCAAAACAAGTTGATAAAGTGGCCGTCACATATCAGGATTCTTGCCATTTAAGAAATGTAAATAAAGTTTTTGATCAACCACGTTCAATTCTTGAAAATTTACCTGGTGTCGAATTTAGAGAGATGGCAAAGGCAGATACATGCTGCGGATCGGCAGGTATTTATAATCTATTACAACCTAAAATGGCTAATAGCATATTAGAAACGAAGATGAAATATGTGAAAGAAGTAAATCCAACGTATGTTGTCACTTCAAATCCAGGTTGTTTAATGCAGATGCAGGTAGGAATTAATAAAGAAGGTTTGTCTAGTTATGTACGAGCAGTTCACATAGTAGATATAGTATATGAGCAAATTGTTGCTAATAAACCTTTAAATTTTAATAAAATAGTAGATTGCGAACTTGTTCCAGCAATAGATTAG
- the ispG gene encoding 4-hydroxy-3-methylbut-2-en-1-yl diphosphate synthase (flavodoxin) — protein MSEIIHRTKTRPVRVGNLTIGGSNELFIQSMCTTKTHDVEATVAEILRLEEAGCQIVRVAVPDERAANAIADIKKRIHIPLVADIHFNYKLALMAIENGIDKVRINPGNIGRREKVEAVVNAAKAKGIPIRIGVNAGSLERHILEKYGYPTADGMVESALHHIKILEDLDFHDIIVSMKASDVNLAIEAYEKAAKAFDYPLHLGITESGTLFAGTVKSAAGLGAILSKGIGNTLRISLSADPVEEVKVARELLKSFGLASNMATLISCPTCGRIEIDLISIANEVEEYISKLNVPLKVAVLGCAVNGPGEAREADIGIAGARGEGLLFMKGKTVRKVPEETMVEELKKEIDKLAAEMAEQREKASNAQS, from the coding sequence ATGAGTGAAATAATTCACCGTACAAAAACACGTCCTGTACGTGTAGGTAATTTAACAATCGGTGGTAGTAACGAGCTATTTATCCAAAGTATGTGTACAACAAAGACACATGATGTTGAAGCGACAGTTGCTGAAATATTGCGATTAGAAGAAGCAGGTTGTCAAATTGTGCGAGTGGCCGTTCCAGATGAGCGTGCGGCAAACGCAATCGCAGATATTAAAAAACGCATTCATATCCCACTTGTTGCGGATATTCATTTTAACTATAAGCTTGCTTTAATGGCTATTGAAAATGGGATTGATAAAGTACGTATTAACCCAGGTAATATTGGTCGTCGTGAAAAAGTGGAAGCTGTTGTAAATGCAGCAAAAGCAAAAGGAATTCCGATCCGTATTGGAGTTAATGCTGGTTCATTAGAACGCCATATTTTAGAAAAATACGGCTATCCAACTGCTGACGGTATGGTGGAGTCGGCTTTACATCATATTAAAATATTAGAAGACTTAGATTTCCATGATATTATCGTTTCTATGAAAGCTTCTGATGTAAATCTTGCAATAGAAGCCTATGAAAAAGCTGCAAAGGCTTTTGACTACCCACTTCACTTAGGTATTACAGAATCAGGAACTTTATTTGCGGGTACTGTCAAATCTGCTGCAGGGCTTGGGGCTATTCTTTCGAAAGGTATAGGAAATACTTTACGTATCTCATTATCTGCTGATCCAGTAGAAGAAGTTAAAGTTGCAAGAGAACTATTAAAATCCTTTGGTCTTGCATCCAATATGGCGACATTAATTTCTTGCCCAACATGCGGACGTATTGAAATTGATTTAATCTCAATAGCAAACGAAGTAGAAGAGTATATTTCTAAACTAAATGTTCCTCTTAAAGTGGCTGTGCTTGGCTGTGCAGTAAATGGTCCAGGAGAAGCGCGTGAAGCCGATATTGGTATCGCAGGTGCCCGCGGAGAAGGACTTTTATTTATGAAAGGTAAAACCGTTCGTAAAGTACCAGAAGAAACAATGGTTGAAGAACTGAAAAAAGAAATTGATAAACTAGCTGCAGAAATGGCAGAACAAAGAGAAAAAGCATCAAACGCTCAATCTTAA
- the glcD gene encoding glycolate oxidase subunit GlcD, translating into MEKEIIQFFIDVVGKENVKHSTAQLLAYSYDATANFQALPEIVVSPRNTEEVCQIVKICNEYEIPIVPRGSGSNLAAGTVPNQGGVVILFNNMNQIIEFDRENLTITVQPGMITADICYFVEKENLFYPPDPSSMKISTIGGNISENSGGLRGLKYGVTKDYVKGLTVVLANGETLKTGGKLAKDVAGYDLTALLVGSEGTLGVITEITLKLIPLPKNKMTSIAYFHSLEAAAETVSAIIANKIIPVTLEFLDKRTIEAVEQFMKIGLSTDVEAMLLFEQDGELAQVKNDIHEMTQIAISKGAVFTQIAKDETEAERLKTARRVALSALSRLRPTTILEDATVPRSEIAEMVRRINHIANKYDLTIATFGHAGDGNLHPTCLTDLRNSEEMKRVEHAFEEIFEAAISLGGTITGEHGIGEMKAPYLEWKVGSSGIDLMKGIKAVFDPKNIMNPGKVFAKETKKRVVVQSGQ; encoded by the coding sequence ATGGAGAAAGAAATAATTCAATTTTTTATCGATGTTGTTGGTAAGGAAAATGTAAAGCATTCGACGGCACAATTACTGGCGTATTCCTATGATGCAACTGCAAATTTTCAAGCTTTACCGGAAATTGTTGTCTCACCACGTAATACGGAAGAAGTATGCCAAATCGTTAAAATTTGCAATGAATATGAAATTCCAATAGTCCCACGAGGCTCTGGCTCTAACTTGGCTGCCGGAACTGTACCCAATCAAGGTGGAGTCGTCATTTTATTTAATAATATGAATCAAATAATAGAGTTTGATAGAGAAAATTTAACCATTACAGTACAACCTGGAATGATCACAGCAGACATATGTTATTTTGTTGAAAAAGAAAACCTGTTTTATCCGCCAGATCCAAGCTCAATGAAGATTTCAACAATCGGAGGTAATATTAGTGAAAACTCAGGGGGCTTGCGCGGTTTAAAATATGGCGTTACAAAGGATTATGTGAAAGGGCTTACAGTGGTTCTAGCTAACGGAGAAACTTTAAAAACCGGGGGCAAATTGGCAAAGGATGTTGCAGGCTATGATCTTACAGCTCTACTAGTAGGTTCTGAGGGAACACTTGGGGTAATTACAGAAATCACATTGAAATTAATACCATTACCAAAAAATAAGATGACCAGTATTGCTTACTTTCATTCATTAGAGGCTGCTGCAGAAACAGTCTCTGCGATTATTGCAAATAAAATTATTCCTGTAACCCTCGAATTTTTAGATAAAAGAACGATTGAGGCAGTTGAGCAATTTATGAAAATAGGTTTATCAACGGATGTAGAAGCAATGTTACTTTTTGAACAAGACGGAGAATTAGCACAGGTAAAAAACGATATTCACGAAATGACGCAAATTGCTATATCTAAGGGAGCAGTCTTTACTCAAATTGCAAAGGATGAAACAGAAGCGGAAAGGTTAAAAACAGCAAGAAGAGTAGCATTATCAGCTTTATCAAGATTAAGACCTACTACCATTTTAGAGGATGCTACAGTTCCAAGATCTGAAATTGCAGAAATGGTAAGAAGGATTAATCATATAGCAAATAAATATGATTTAACAATTGCAACATTTGGTCATGCGGGTGATGGAAATTTACATCCTACTTGTTTAACAGATCTTCGCAATAGTGAGGAAATGAAGCGTGTTGAACATGCATTTGAAGAAATATTTGAAGCTGCTATTTCTTTAGGTGGAACCATTACAGGTGAACACGGAATTGGTGAAATGAAAGCCCCTTATTTAGAATGGAAGGTTGGCTCATCAGGGATTGATTTGATGAAAGGGATAAAAGCGGTGTTTGATCCTAAAAACATTATGAATCCAGGAAAAGTGTTTGCAAAGGAAACTAAAAAGAGAGTGGTGGTTCAAAGTGGTCAATAA
- a CDS encoding exported protein — MHSPKKGKFFLLTLIISIVMVLAACGGSTQPSNSSEGNTGGATTEEAKSYNLKMSVTVGEGSTWYEAAQKLADDIKNETDGRITIEVFSNEQLSGGDSGKAVEGLAKGSIDLTFNSTIIYSILDARFGVASAPFLFDNLDQVDSVFAGNGGEMIKEILAEKGVHTLGFGENGFRQLTNSKVNVKSPSDLQGLKIRIPGITMYTDLFRQLGTDPATMTFSEVFTALQQGTIDGQENPIDVIYSSKLNEVQQYLTLWNYSYDPLVLGINKELYDSMSDEDKALFDRLGKEAAEYQVKITRERETEQIKELEELGMTVYTPTPEEIAAFKEAVQPIYDQYESVWGTELLEAFQER, encoded by the coding sequence ATGCACTCACCAAAAAAGGGGAAATTCTTTCTATTAACATTAATAATTTCAATCGTAATGGTCTTAGCAGCATGTGGAGGAAGTACACAACCAAGTAATAGTTCAGAAGGTAATACAGGTGGCGCTACTACAGAAGAGGCAAAATCTTATAATTTAAAAATGTCTGTAACGGTTGGCGAAGGTTCAACATGGTATGAAGCAGCCCAAAAGTTAGCGGATGATATCAAGAACGAAACAGATGGTCGTATTACAATTGAAGTATTTTCAAACGAACAATTATCCGGGGGAGATTCAGGGAAAGCAGTTGAAGGTTTAGCGAAGGGTTCGATCGATTTAACATTCAACTCAACAATTATCTATTCTATTCTAGATGCACGTTTTGGAGTAGCTAGTGCGCCGTTCCTATTTGACAACCTAGATCAAGTTGATTCAGTATTCGCTGGTAATGGTGGCGAAATGATAAAAGAGATTTTAGCTGAAAAAGGTGTTCATACTTTAGGATTTGGTGAAAACGGTTTCAGACAACTGACGAATAGTAAAGTAAATGTTAAGTCTCCATCAGATTTACAAGGATTAAAGATTCGTATTCCTGGTATTACAATGTACACTGATTTATTCCGTCAATTAGGCACAGACCCAGCAACAATGACTTTCTCAGAAGTATTTACTGCACTTCAGCAAGGAACGATTGATGGTCAGGAAAATCCAATTGATGTAATCTACTCTTCTAAACTGAATGAAGTTCAGCAATACCTAACATTATGGAACTATTCTTATGATCCATTAGTTTTAGGTATTAATAAAGAATTATACGACTCTATGAGTGATGAAGATAAGGCGTTATTTGATCGTTTAGGAAAAGAAGCAGCAGAATATCAGGTGAAAATTACACGTGAAAGAGAAACTGAACAAATAAAAGAATTAGAAGAATTGGGAATGACTGTTTATACACCAACTCCAGAAGAAATAGCTGCATTTAAAGAAGCTGTACAACCAATTTATGATCAATATGAAAGCGTTTGGGGAACTGAGTTACTTGAAGCATTCCAAGAAAGATAA
- a CDS encoding C4-dicarboxylate ABC transporter permease, protein MKIIDYVEEVILFITFLTITLITFANVLSRNIFKFSFSFTEEITINLLVLLTFVGTALGVRRYAHLGFTLIYDIAGSIAKKIIILISSIMSIVLFSILLYYGYEMVQFQMKINQTTPALGMPQWILSLALPFGALLCLVRTLQVTIDEIKSSNIEVKEEGVMEEQISLDEKVTEDQKGEVKI, encoded by the coding sequence ATGAAAATTATTGATTATGTTGAGGAAGTCATTCTCTTTATTACATTTTTAACGATTACTTTAATCACATTTGCAAACGTTCTATCGCGTAATATTTTTAAATTTTCCTTTTCATTTACAGAAGAAATTACGATTAACTTACTTGTCTTATTAACTTTTGTTGGAACGGCCTTAGGTGTGCGTAGATACGCACATCTGGGCTTTACATTAATCTATGATATTGCAGGTTCAATTGCAAAAAAAATAATAATACTAATTTCGTCAATTATGTCAATCGTATTGTTTAGTATTCTACTCTATTACGGATATGAAATGGTTCAATTCCAAATGAAAATAAATCAAACAACTCCTGCATTAGGAATGCCGCAATGGATATTATCACTAGCTTTACCATTTGGCGCACTGCTTTGTTTAGTTAGAACATTGCAAGTAACAATTGATGAAATAAAATCATCTAACATTGAAGTTAAAGAAGAAGGTGTGATGGAAGAACAAATTTCTCTAGATGAGAAAGTAACTGAGGATCAGAAAGGAGAAGTGAAAATATGA
- the yqhO gene encoding hypothetical protein: MLIDGVFSGGGIKGFAYVGAMQILEEKNIRFKRVAGTSAGAILACFIAAGYKASEIEELLDELDLKSLLDPPKFAKTLPFLKWLNLYFRLGLYQGKALEKWFYKKLAAKDIYTFDDLPRGSLKLVASDLSNGQMIVIPDDLEKYGIKWKRFSVAKALRMSCGIPFFFEPVKLKDNKGECIVVDGGVLSNFPLWIFDNGKKERPLLGFKLSHPSVESEPRKISDGLKMFEALFATMKDAHDERYISRKHEKNIVFIPVEEYSATQFDLDETGKETLIKIGRERTEKFLKTWNPN, encoded by the coding sequence TTGTTAATAGATGGGGTCTTTTCGGGTGGAGGTATTAAAGGTTTTGCCTATGTGGGAGCAATGCAAATATTAGAAGAAAAAAACATTAGATTTAAACGTGTTGCAGGAACTAGTGCTGGTGCAATTTTAGCCTGCTTTATAGCAGCTGGCTACAAGGCATCTGAAATCGAAGAATTACTTGATGAACTGGATTTAAAGTCTTTATTAGACCCTCCCAAATTTGCCAAGACACTTCCTTTTCTAAAATGGTTAAATTTATATTTTCGCTTAGGACTATATCAAGGAAAAGCGTTGGAAAAATGGTTCTATAAAAAGCTAGCAGCAAAAGATATTTACACTTTTGATGATTTACCTAGAGGCTCATTAAAATTAGTAGCATCTGATTTAAGTAATGGACAAATGATCGTAATACCAGATGATTTGGAGAAATACGGAATAAAATGGAAAAGATTTTCTGTAGCAAAGGCATTAAGAATGAGCTGCGGGATACCCTTTTTCTTTGAACCGGTGAAGCTTAAGGACAATAAAGGTGAATGTATTGTTGTGGACGGTGGTGTATTAAGTAATTTTCCACTTTGGATATTTGATAATGGAAAAAAAGAACGTCCATTATTAGGCTTTAAATTAAGTCACCCAAGTGTAGAATCTGAGCCTCGTAAAATAAGTGATGGATTAAAAATGTTTGAAGCATTATTTGCAACGATGAAAGATGCCCATGATGAACGATATATTTCTCGAAAACATGAAAAAAATATTGTTTTTATTCCTGTTGAGGAGTATAGTGCTACACAATTTGATTTAGATGAAACAGGTAAAGAAACTTTAATTAAAATCGGTAGAGAACGTACTGAGAAATTTTTAAAAACGTGGAATCCTAACTAG
- the yqfW gene encoding putative nucleotidase YqfW gives MKSKEKPRFGIDIDGTVTTPDTLIPHINKQYNLNIVLDDITEYDFLCAFPHPVDRDEFSRWFKENEAHMYAVSEIAKDAQSILNNWHSLYELVYISARDTSVLHVTHKWFKDNEVPYHHIELVGSHDKLETAKKHNVEVFFEDKHDNAVAIAEELNIPVLLFNTPYNQNAVPKNVVRVNNWIEANNWIKRHF, from the coding sequence ATGAAATCTAAAGAAAAACCTCGATTTGGAATAGATATAGATGGAACAGTAACTACACCAGATACACTTATTCCACATATCAATAAACAATACAATTTAAACATCGTACTAGATGATATTACGGAATACGATTTTTTATGTGCCTTTCCTCATCCAGTAGATCGCGATGAGTTTTCACGTTGGTTTAAGGAAAACGAAGCACATATGTACGCTGTTAGTGAAATTGCTAAGGATGCACAATCAATACTCAACAATTGGCATTCCCTTTACGAGCTTGTCTATATTTCAGCCCGTGATACGAGTGTTTTACATGTAACACATAAATGGTTTAAGGACAACGAAGTCCCCTACCATCACATTGAACTAGTAGGTAGTCATGATAAATTAGAGACTGCAAAAAAGCATAATGTGGAAGTATTTTTCGAAGACAAACATGATAATGCCGTTGCCATTGCTGAAGAATTAAATATCCCGGTCCTATTGTTTAATACACCCTATAATCAAAATGCCGTTCCTAAGAACGTAGTACGGGTTAACAACTGGATTGAGGCAAACAATTGGATTAAACGGCATTTCTAA
- the sodA gene encoding superoxide dismutase [Mn], whose amino-acid sequence MAYELPKLAYAYDALEPHIDARTMEIHHSKHHNTYVTNLNNAVEGTEFAGKDLLELISNIDALPADKQTAVRNNGGGHANHSLFWEILTPGGATAPTGDLAAAIDAKFGSLDNFKSEFATAAAGRFGSGWAWLVVDGGELAITSTPNQDSPVMEGKTPILGLDVWEHAYYLNYQNRRPDYISAFWNVVNWDVVAEKFAAAK is encoded by the coding sequence ATGGCTTATGAATTACCAAAATTAGCGTATGCTTATGACGCGTTAGAACCACACATTGATGCAAGAACTATGGAAATCCATCACTCAAAACATCACAATACTTATGTAACAAATTTAAACAATGCGGTAGAAGGTACTGAATTTGCTGGTAAAGATTTATTAGAACTTATTTCTAACATTGATGCACTTCCAGCTGACAAACAAACTGCTGTTCGTAACAATGGTGGCGGACATGCGAACCACTCTTTATTCTGGGAAATCTTAACTCCTGGTGGCGCAACTGCTCCTACAGGTGATTTAGCAGCTGCTATTGATGCTAAATTTGGAAGCTTAGATAACTTCAAATCAGAATTTGCAACTGCTGCTGCTGGCCGTTTCGGTTCAGGTTGGGCATGGTTAGTTGTTGATGGTGGCGAGTTAGCAATCACTTCAACTCCAAACCAAGATTCACCAGTAATGGAAGGCAAAACACCAATTTTAGGTTTAGACGTTTGGGAGCATGCTTACTACTTAAACTACCAAAACCGTCGTCCTGACTATATCTCTGCTTTCTGGAATGTAGTAAACTGGGATGTAGTAGCAGAAAAATTTGCTGCAGCGAAATAA